A stretch of DNA from Microcebus murinus isolate Inina chromosome 17, M.murinus_Inina_mat1.0, whole genome shotgun sequence:
TAGCTGAAGTATATAAACAGTAGTTCGATTTGTGTCATGCTTTGAGATTACATCACGTAGCAGGCATCAAATAGGATAAAGGTAGTCAAAGTAATTACAAATTGAGGATCTCTAATCTGaaagtccaaaatccaaaatgctccaaaacctaaaaaatctgaaactttttgagtgctgacacaGCACTCAAAGGAAATCTCATTGAGGCATCTCAGGTTTCAGACTTTTGGGTTAGGGATGCAGAACTGatgtaaatatttgcaaatattcccaaatcctggaaaatccaaaattcaaaacacttctgggttttaagcatttcagataagggatactcaacctgtagtaTGTTAAAGGACATGATTCACATGGTGAAATGACATTCACTCTGTTTTATAGAAGGAATCATTCCATTGGTTCTGTATGTAGAAGCTTTCATGTGTATTTATAATATTTGGTTTGCCAGAATTCCACTTGCATACATAATGTAAACCCAGTTTCCTTCACTAGTAGTGTAAGATTGGTAACTGTCAGCTGCTTGTTGCCCTCTTGTGGTCAGTAGGCGTCGCTGCCGCATCTCTCTTTAGCGGAGAAGAAACCCATTTCGCTGCCAGAAGCACCCAGGAGGGATTGGCCTGAAGTGGGAAGCCACATAGTAGTGCCATGTGGCACTGTTTTTGGAAACCATAGGACAGTTTGACCTTAAACAAACATATAACTTACACTGTCTACATTTCTTTGGCAGCGGAAGGCTATGCTACCTTTCATGAAGATAGTTCTGGAGATGAAGCTGAAAGTCCTTCCAAAATGAAGAGGTCCAAGGGAATCCATGTTTTCAAGAAGCCCAGCTTTTctaaaaagaaggagaaggattttaaaataaaagagaaacccAAAGAAGAGaagcataaagaagaaaagcacaaagaagaaaaacataaagagaagAAGTCAAAAGACTTGACAGCAGCAGATGTTGTTAAACagtggaaggaaaagaagaaaaagaagaagccaATTCAGGAACCAGAGGTGCCTCAGATCAATGTTCCGAATCTCAAACCCATTTTTGGAATTCCTTTGGCTGATGCAGTAGAGAGGACCATGATGTATGACGGCATTCGGCTGCCGGCAGTTTTCCGTGAATGTATAGATTACGTAGAGAAGTATGGCATGAAGTGTGAAGGCATCTATAGAGTTTCAGGTATTGGGGACATGCActtggttgtttttaaaaattaacttcacTTTCATATTtcgaaggaaggaaaaatattaacttgAGCAGAAAATTTGGCTTGGGTCCTAAGCCTTATTCATTTCCTTGATCCTTCCAATTGCACAAAAATCCTCATCCCATCTCCTTTTTGGTGTTTGGGCATTTTGGTTTTTTATGATATTTCCCTCTATTAGGAGGATTCCTGCCTGAGTTGTTCATAGCTTGAAGCAGCCAGGACTAGGACAGAGTAAAGCTGTGGGTGGCATTGCTTAAAAGCTGTGCTCAGACcctgcttttttcttcctttctttcctgtctcAGCAGAGGCTCTGTGGTGTGAGGGCCATCAGCGAGAGAAGGAAGATGTCTGTGTCATAAAGCTTCTTGAGCCAAAGGCACATTGAGACACATTTGTTGACATAGTCGTATAGTACATTTCCTGAGCTCAGCTAAGAGGTGTGtagtgttgtgttttttttcctctggagttGCACAGTTCTTGGAGGTACTGCAGTGCCTTTTTGATGCATGCAGTGGATTGAGTGAGCTCCTATTCCAGCTTCCTATTCCAAAACGCCAAACTCCACTTGATATATTGTCCTTGGATAGAGGACATATCAGATATTAAACTAATAAGAAtagatactacacttgatctcAGCCAAAAGGCTGAAAAGTGTTGAAGTGTTCTTTTCCAAATGTTTAGGCCCCAGGTATGAATGCTCTGTCAGCTATTTGCAGCTATTTACGTATGTTAGTGAAATTGATTTTCCATTTATCTTCATCCCATATGTgtacaaatttaaatttcatacttGGCAAGAATGTGTTTCATATTGGGTTCATAATTTAtgcaaattgatttttaaaagtttaaacacTAATAACATAACCTACTTCTCTCATGATCTTGATAGGCATAAAGAAAATTTGTCAAAGTTTCTCTGAAAAGTTTCTACAGCTCTGTTTGAAGGATTCTTTTGTCTCTGACCTACTTTTGCTGTTTGAATTCTATTGGCAATTCGAAGTTGTGGGAACTCTCCTGTATTTGTGTGTTAAAGCACTCACACCGAGCTGTTCCGCAGTGCCACTCCTCGGGCCTGACCTCTTGCTTTGATGGATTtcacataatatttattctttaacctGTGGTTATGTGTTATTGTCAGCATACAGTTATGGCCaacactttgcttttttttgtttgtttttaactttggGCATACCccataacaaattttatttgctGCTTTGCAATTTTCCTACATTGGTACATCTATTAAATAGAAGCTACCAGTGCCTActtttatttgttcatctttGGGTATTTATCTTCAGAATTGTCAGTACATTTATATTACTTCTGAAAGCAGAGTGTAGCCCAGATGCTAATTATAGTATAGTTTGGTGTAATTGCATATTGATTTCTGATAAGACTTTCCTTTTTGaatggtaatatttttttttttttttgctggagaTTTTGGTTCTCGTTTATTTATATATCAGTtccaattttaaaactaatatgaAAGACAATTTAAGTGATTTTGgagattttcattatttatgttttatatcttttgcaTTAAAGTGTACCTGtatgctctttctctctttccctggaATGCTTTATTTGGAGTAtccagttttgctttgttttttttttaaagtgaaagcgagatttattcagaaactatagaaagttAGAAAATCTAACTTTCCCCACAGACAGAGCAGAGGCAagttctccctgcagaagagaacCAGCCTCCTACAGAAACTCTAGAAagtctactccacagacagaATAGAGGCTGGTGGTCCCTGCAGAAGAGAACCAGCCCCATGCAGAGGAGAACCAGCCGGAATGtccagtttttaaaaggaagacatTTTAGTAATTTCAGAGTAACAGCAAACCAAACATATATTCTAATTGTCCACATGTGCAATTTGCTGGGGGGAATATTACATGCATAATGAGGAAGAGAGGAGATCTTTGCCAAGAATTTCAGTTAAAGTTATTGTTCATGTTTTACTCATAGTGTTATAAAAGTAAGACAATGGgaattattttctgacttttctgtcttaaaataaatattatgcaaaagtaaattcatattgttatttttgtatttggtgctattgattttattttgtcagTGTTGGGTAAGTTACAGATTTATTATAATGCCATTAAAAGTTTCCACATAAAGTAAGGTATGCCAAAGCCCAGCTGTTAGCACTATGGTGATTCTAAGAATCTATACAGGTTAGATGACATTTACCATTAGAAACTGTCAGCCTTAATTTGTGGCCTAAACAATTGGCCTAAAGTGTTGAGtattaaaaccaaagaaaaaagctACTTTGTGTTTTCTGAGCAATTGCTGTTAATGAATTATGCCACTTAATGCAATGTAGATTGGACTAAAGacttatataatatttgaataatatttgttttttgcgTTAGAGTGTCTTCCTGTccaataagaaaagcaaaacaatttgATTTTAGAGACccaaactttattaatttttgttccaGTTCTGTTTAGATTAAGGAAGCACTTAAAGAATCCaaacattaaaatagaatttagttGGGGACTATATAATGGAGAATAGTTTTTGAAGAGTTTGTTTAGATAGCTAACTTCCCTTTTGCAATCACAATacaatttttacttataaaaaattaatatactcaCAACTTTTGGGAATATACTTATGTATACCAAGTTGTGTTTTATGTTGTCAGTCTTGTGACTAGTTTTATTGGTCAGGTGGCTGTTCTTGGATCTCCCCAGCAAGGGGTGGCTATAGTGGTGAAGAAAGCTGTGcatttgaggtttttttcttagtattctCTCTCTTCTGAATTTGAACGTTTGAAGGAATTAAATCAAAAGTGGATGAGCTAAAAGCAGCCTATGACCGAGAAGAGTCTACAAACTTGGAAGAATATGAACCTAATACTGTAGCCAGTTTGCTGAAGCAGTATTTGCGAGACCTTCCAGAGAATCTGCTTACCAAAGAGCTTATGCCCCGATTTGAAGAGGCTTGTGGGAGGACCTCAGAGAGCGAGAAAGTGCAGGAGTTCCAGCGTTTACTCCAAGAACTGCCAGAATGTAACTATCTTCTGATCTCCTGGCTCATTGTGCACATGGACCATGTCATCGCCAAGGAACtggaaacaaaaatgaatatacagaacatttctataGTGCTCAGTCCAACTGTCCAGGTACATGGTCTTCCCTACACGGTCCCCTCTGTTCTGACACTGGGAGGTGGAGGACACTTTCTGTCAGTCGCATATGAAGCAATTAACTGGAGAAGGTAGATAATGGATTAGCTTGGATACAGGTGTCTTTCTTTTACAGTGTGGACAGTGTTGACATGTCACATAATGAGCATAGTTGTCCTTTAGCCCGTAGCTATGTAATTTGAATATCGTACCATCTTTGCTGTGGGTTTATAAACAAGTTGCTGATGATGACAGTGAtctgtcattagcagagagagaAGCACTTACAGAGTTTATAGGATTTTAAAGATGATAGTTATTTCATCAGATAGCATTATTGcttaattatacacacacacatcaaactCACACAAAGGGGCCTAACACTTGTTTTGTCAGGGGTTTACCCTGAGAGTTTCATTCAGATCGAGAGAGGCTATTGTAGGCCATTAGCCTGAGAACGTGCTCCAGGGAATTGAATAGTGTGTTCATCAATGTCTTTTTACAACATAAATACTTGGCTTTTCTTGATTGCTGCTCAGTTGGTGCTGTCAGAGTGCATGTTTTCCTTTAATTAGAGGTATTGATGATTTGCTCAGGTTCCCcctaaaaagatgattttttaaaaaatttttaaaccttcTTTTTGGCCAATATTCTAGGCCATCATAAATCATTGTCACTGTTACTAGGGCGTGTTTTCATTTACCAAAGATTCTTTTATTGTTCATTGATTATATTTTGGAAGTAAAATGTTTCTCAGACTTCAGTTTGACAATTCGTATTAGCTGGAATTTCTGAATCTAGTAAATATTAATTacattgatatttaatattagagAAGATTCTGGTGTATTGTAACAGTAAGTTTTAGGTAggaaataacttgttttattgCAGCCAACTTCATGTCTGGGTCTTCTAGCATCTGAAAGCCTTTAACGGCAGGCTGCCTGAGTGTGCCAGGAAGCAGGTTTCTGCAGGAGTGCCTCTGCCTCAGCCCAGCTTTGCAATTGCACGTGCTGCATGTGCTCCCATTTCCCTCATGGTCCTGTTAAAAGGTCTCAAAATaagttggaaataaaaacataagatgttttaggctgggcgcagtggctcacacatgtaatcctagcactctggtaggccaaggcgggagtattgctcgaggtcaggagtttgagaccagcctgagcaagagcgagaccctgtttctactaagaaagaaattagccggacaactaaaaatgcatagaaaaattagctgggtatggtggcgcatgcctgtagtcccagccactcggaaggctgaggcaggaggatcacttgagcccaggagtttgaggttgctgtgagctaggctgacaccatggcattctagcccaggcaacagagcgagactctgtctcaaaaaaaaaaaaaaaaaagtaagatgttTTAATCAGTTAATATTGTAGtgatagaaacaaataaattgatGGTCATCAGCACCTGCATCCTTTTcttggcttttttcctttttaattcattATAGTGCTTGAGTACATGATTTAACTCACATTTTGCCATACTCTTCTTAAATTAGCCATTAATTAGCAAAGCCTGTGTTGTCACTACTGGGTAGAATTTTCATTCATGTGTCCAGGATTAAAGGATGCACTATGTgatagatacaaataaatgaaataaaatcataattttaatagttttcttataaatcttttaatttttttcttagatcaGCAATCGAGTCCTGTATGTGTTTTTCACACATGTGCAAGAACTCTTTGGAAATGTGGTTCTAAAGCAAGTGACAAAACCTCTGCGATGGTCTAACATGGCCACGATGCCCACACTGCCCGAGACCCAGGCCGGCATCAAGGAGGAGATCCGGAGACAGGTGTGTGCCCTCAGCCTCACACCCAAGCCCACTGCCTGCCCTGCATGGTCATCCTGGAGACAGATGTTGATCAGTCTTGCTTACTGAGCACTTGCTGCGTGATTGCAGCCATGTCAGACATGTTCCTCAGGGCACACTGAAGTCGGAAATTGCCACTTGATACTATTTCATgccaaagaagatagaatatcATGGTGGAAAGagcatagtttttaaatcaaaagacCTGGCTTTAAATTCTTGCTTTCCTcctaactaccgtgtttcccagaaaataagacaaagtcttatatttatttttccctagggcttcttttcagaggatgtgttattttcccctcaaagcctcaactTGTAGCATGCACAGCATGGCCGGGAccgacagggggagctgaccttgttggtacggctgcccgcacctttcggtcacctctgggatagtagctgtcacgatggggcagataagaagggctgcttgCTTGTCTTCTTTGCcgctccatgacgaaatgcatgggttgtacagatgggccgcatagccacgcccatcactacgtctaattttcggggtagggcttatattgcacaaatgcttagaaatcctgctagggcttattttatgggtaggttttattttcggggaaacatggtaataacTAGTTTTAGGCAAGTTGCTTACCCTCCTTAAGCcttgatattctcattttaaagtggACTCTCCCATAGGATTGATTGACAGCTACCACAAATGGGATAAGGCATGAACCTGTCCAGGCACAGTGTAGACAGTCCCAAAATGTTTGTTTATCTGGACAAGGCTACTGTCATCAGCCATAGTTTACAGATAAGAATATTGAAATCTAGGGACGTTAAATAATTTACTCTGTGTCACATGATTACTAAGCTACAGAACCAAGTTTTGAGCCCAAATCCTGGGCTTTTTCACTATGCTACTTTGATGTAAGAAACAATGCCATGTGCTGGGGGAAGGGTACAactgaataaaaaaattcaagactAAATAAGAAGTTTAATTATGTTAGAGTATTTATTTGCAGGCACATCATCAAATCTGTGcttgcttttcttccctttcatcTGCTTTGAGCTCCCATTTCTTATTAGTTGATGATGGGGCAGGATTGAATTAACTACCAATGAACCAATATAAATTAGTGAATGAGCACCTAATTCCCAGGCAAAACAAATAATAAGGGTGCTTTTTCAATCAtatccttgaaaaaataattagtgCCATTATTTCACTCCTTTAATGAAATAAAGGATAATTGAAAAGTAGTTGATTATACATCTTTAGAAATTGCATGTGTTGTTAGCTTAAGATAGGTAGACATAGAATGATAATTAGTACTGGCATTGCTTTCTAGGAGTTTCTTTTGAATTGTTTACATCGAGATCTGCAGGGTGGGATAAAGGATTTATCTAAAGAAGAAAGATTATGGGAAGTACAAAGAATTTTGACAGCCCtcaaaagaaaactaagagaagCAAAAAGACAGGTGAgttaaatttgttattttggtacattatgtttaaaatataaaagaatgc
This window harbors:
- the RALBP1 gene encoding ralA-binding protein 1, which gives rise to MTECFLPPTSSPSEHRRVEHGSGLTRTPSSEEISPTKFPGLYRTGEPSPPHDILHEPPDIVSDDEKDHGKKKGKFKKKEKRTEGYATFHEDSSGDEAESPSKMKRSKGIHVFKKPSFSKKKEKDFKIKEKPKEEKHKEEKHKEEKHKEKKSKDLTAADVVKQWKEKKKKKKPIQEPEVPQINVPNLKPIFGIPLADAVERTMMYDGIRLPAVFRECIDYVEKYGMKCEGIYRVSGIKSKVDELKAAYDREESTNLEEYEPNTVASLLKQYLRDLPENLLTKELMPRFEEACGRTSESEKVQEFQRLLQELPECNYLLISWLIVHMDHVIAKELETKMNIQNISIVLSPTVQISNRVLYVFFTHVQELFGNVVLKQVTKPLRWSNMATMPTLPETQAGIKEEIRRQEFLLNCLHRDLQGGIKDLSKEERLWEVQRILTALKRKLREAKRQECETKFAQEIASLSKEDVSKEEMNENEEVINILLAQENEILTEQEELLAMEQFLRRQIASEKEEIERLRAEIAEIQSRQQHGRSETEEYSSESESESEDEEELQIILEDLQRQNEELEIKNNDLNQAIHEEREAIIELRVQLRLLQMQRAKSEQPAPEDKEPERRGGAAQPPRDGVLEAKAAKEQPKAGKEQAKPSPSKDRKETPI